TCGTCGGCCAGGTACAGCCGCTCCAGGGCGCGCAGGGTGGCGGTGTGGCCCGGCGCCAGCCGCAGCACCTCCTGGAAGACGCCGATGGCCATGTCCGGCCGCTTGAGCTGGTCCTCCCAGATGGTGGCCGCCTGGTAGAGGGCGTTGGCGCGCTCCATGGGGTCCGTCCGGTTGGCGGCCTCGGCGCGCAGCACCTCGATGAGGCTCTCCCAGGCGCCCTGGGACTTGTAGAGCCGCGCCAGCGCGCGCAGCGCTGGGAAGTGGCTGGGCGCCAGCGTGAGCACCTCCTGGTACGAGGCCACGGCCTGGTGCACGTCCTTGAGCCGGTGCTCGCACAGCTCGCCGATCTTGTAGATGAGGGCGGCGGCGGCCTCGGGGGTGGGGGCGAACTCCGCCTCCGCGCGGTACATGCGCATGAGCTGCTCCCACTTGCTCTCCTGCGCGTACAGCCGGCCCAGGGCCTTGAGCGCGGGCAGGTACGAGGGCGAGAGCGTCAGCACGCGCTCGTAGGCGCCGATGGCGCCGGCGCGGTCCTTCAGGTGCTCGTCGAGGATTTCGGCGTTGCGGTGGTAGAGCGAGAGCACCTGCTTGGTGTCACCCACCAGCGAGGCCTCCAGCTCCTGGTGGCGGATGAGCTCCTGGAAGCGCCCGGCGCGCTCGAGCAGGCGCGACATGTTGCGGATGGTGGGCAGGTGGTCCGACGCCAGGTCGAGGATGCGCTGCATGCACTCGATGGCGTGGTCCAGGTCGTTCAGGCGCTCCTCGTGGATGAGGGCCACCTTGTTGAGCGTGGTGATGATCTGATCGCGGTCCTGCGTCTGGAGCAGGTCCTGCTCGTACATGGCGACGAGCTCGGCGAAGCGGTTCTGGCGCTCGTAGAGGCGGGTGAGGGCCTTCTGCGAGGGGAGGTAGCCGGGCTGGAGCTGGAGGCAGGCGTTGTAGCGCTGGATGGCCTCCTCCTGGCGGCCGAGCCGCTCCTCGAGGACCTCGGCCGCCTTGAACATGCGGGCGGCCTTCTCCTTGGGATCCTGCGCGGCGGCGCTCTCGGCGTCGAAGACGGAGACGAGGCCTTCCCAGTTCTGGGTGCGGTAGTAGAGCTTGCCCAGGCCGGCGAGCGCGGCGGCGTGGCCGGGGATGCGGGAGATGATGGCCTGGTAGCGGGCGATGGCGTCCGAGTCGCGCTTGAGCTCCTCCTCGTAGAGGGCGGCCAGGCGCAGGTTGATGGCGACCAGCTCGCCCTCGTCGTTGATGCTGCCGACCCAGGCGAGCAGCACGTCGGCCAGTTCCTCGAAGCGCTGGCGCGTCTCGTAGATGTTGGCGAGCGCGGAGAGGACGAGCGGCTCGTGGGAGCTCACGCGGCGGGCGTCGAGCAGGGCGGCGAGGGCCTCCTCCTTGCGCCCGAGCCGCTCGTACATCTTGCACAGCTGGAGCCAGGCCGGGGCGCCCTGGGGCCCGAGCACCTCGGCCTCGGCGGTGAGGATCTCGAGCAGCTCCTCGGCGCGGCCCTCGCGCACGGCGACGCGCTTGAGGGCGTTGAGCAGGAGCAGGTCCTCGCGGTCCATCGCGAAGGCCTCGCGGAAGCAGGTGGCGGCGAGGTCGGCGCGCTTGATGCGCTCCTCGAGCACGAGGCCCGCGGCGGTGAGGTAGTGGGCGCGCAGGGCGGGCTTCTCCAGGGTCCGGGCCAGCAGCCGGTACACCTGGACGAGCGAGGGGTAGTCATTGCGCGCGGCGAAGATGGCCTCGAGCTGGGAGAGGAGCGCCACGTCCTGGGGCTCGAGCTCCAGACACATCCGGAAGGCGGAGGTGGCGTCGGCCTCGCGGGACAGCCGCTCCTCCAGGAGGGTGCCCTTCTCGAAGAGGAGGGCGGCGCGATCGCCGGGAACCTCGGTGGCGTTGAGCTCGGCGTCGAGCAGCTGCACGGCCATCTGCCAGTTGCCGACGTCGGCGAAGAGGCGGCGCGCGGCGCGGATGTTGGAGAGGAAGCGGGGCGCGAGCCGGTAGGCCTGGTTGTAGGCCATGGCGGCGTTGCGCGGGTTCTTGAGGGGATCCTCGTAGAGGCGGCCGATCTCGTGGAAGAGGAGGGCGGCCTGGGGATCCGCGCCGAGCGCGCGCGCCTCGCGCTCCAGGGAGGCGATGCGCTCGCGGGCCTCCTGCTCGGGGCTGGAGGCGGCGGGGAAGGTGGAGAGGTTGGAAGCGAGTGAATCGGTGGCGCCGCCGCCCGGACGGGTGGGGGCTCCTCCCTGCGTGACGGAGGGCACGGGTACACCGGGAGAGGACCAGGACTGGATCCTGGGCAGATCGTTGCGCTCGCTCATGGGAAGACCGGCTCCGTGAGTTGAATCGTGCCGAAATGATTCAGGCCTGCCGGGGGTCGTACCATGTGCCCGGCAGGTCGCTCAAGTTCCTGACTTCCTTGGAATTTTGCCCGCGGATGGCCGCTCGCTGGGTGAGGGCGGAGCCGCGTGTCCACCCCTGGGCAAAGGCAGCTGACATGGCTGCCTGCTCGCTCCCCGAGCGGGCCGGGCGCGCTAGAACCGGGCGCCATGAAAGCCTACGAGATTCGCGGCGGATTCGGATTGGACAAGCTGGTGCCTGTTGAGCGGCCGGACCCGGAGCCGGGCCCTTTCCAGGTGCGGGTGCGGGTGAAGGCCACGAGCCTCAACTACCGCGACCTGATGATGGTGGAGGGGCGCTACAACTCGAAGCAGAAGCTGCCCCTGGTCCCCAACTCGGACGGGGCGGGCGTGGTGGAGGCGGTGGGGCAGGGCGTCACCCGGGTGAAGCCGGGGGATCGGGTGATGGGCATCTTCGCGCAGGCGTGGCTCGCGGGAGAGCCCTCGCGCGCGGCGCAGGGCAGCACGCTGGGAGGACCGCTGGATGGCGCGCTCGCGGACACGATGATCCTCCACGAGGAGGGGGTGGTGCCCACGCCCGCTCACCTGTCGGACGAGGATGCCGCCACGCTGCCGTGCGCGGCCGTCACCGCGTGGAGCGCGCTCGTCACGCACGGAGGGCTCAAGGCGGGTGACACCGTGCTGCTGCAGGGGACGGGTGGCGTCTCCATCTTCGCGCTGCAGATCGCCCGGATGATGGGGGCGCGCGTCATCCTCACCTCCAGCCGTGACGACAAGCTGGAGCGGGCCCGCGCGCTGGGCGCACACGAGGGCATCAACTACGTGACGACCCCGGATTGGGACAAGGCGGCGCGGGCGCTCACCGGCGGCACGGGCGTGGACCACGTGGTGGAGGTGGGTGGCGCCGGCACCCTGGAGAAGTCGCTGCGCGCCGTGCGGGTTGGAGGCACGGTGTCCGTGATCGGCGTGCTCAGCGGTGGCGTGGGCGCGGTGCCCGTCACGCCCATCCTCATGGGGAACCTGCGCGTGCAGGGCATCCTGGTGGGCCACCGCCAGTCCTTCGAGGCGCTCAACCGGGCGCTGACGCTGCACGGCGTGCGCCCGGTGGTGGACCGCGTCTTCCCGTTCACCGAGGCGCGCGCCGCCTTCGAGTACCTCAAGAGCGGAGCGCACTTCGGCAAGGTCGTCATCCGGGTGGAGTGACGCGCCCCTGGGGTCTACGGCTTGTCCGAGACGACGATGGAGAAGGGATACCGGGTCTCGTCGCGGAGATCCGGATCATACGGACCCGTCGGCAGGGCGGTCACGATGATCGTCCGGCGCTGATCGGCCGCGAACCTCAGCTGCTTCGGGCCCGACGAGAGGTCCAGGATCTCCCCGTCGGAATCAGGCGTCAGCCCGGGCACGGCCTGGACGACGAAGCGGCGCTGCGCGGCGTCCGGGGCCTCGAGGGACACGTAGACGGTCTGCGGGGTGCCCGCGCCGGCCGACAGCTCGATGTAGCTGGTGCCCAGCATCATCGGGGCGTTCTCCTCGGGGATGCTGATCCTGCCCGGCGTGGCCTCCTGCTGGGCGGCCAGCGAGAGCTTCGCGGCCTTGAGGTTGTCCAGCCCGTCCTTGAAGTGACGGAAGTGGCGGTCGTCGACGTGGTCTCCCGTGTACCAGCGCCAGCGCGAGAACTCGGGGACGGTCTCGACGTAGCTGGAGCTCTTCTCCGCGAGCATCCCATCGAGCGCATCGGCGAAGTCGGGCTCGTTGAGTGTCTGATCATTCTCCGCGCCGGGCGGGTTGCGCGACGCGAGCCACATGCGCGAGAGGAATTGCGGCTGGCCCCCGAAGAAGCGGTCCTTCAGGTAGAGCAGGTACATGGAGGAGCCATACATGTACCAGGTCTCGTACTTGTCATCGCGGTCGATGGCCCAATCGGGGTGGGCCTGGAAGTCTTCGAAGTAGGTCTTGATGTAACGGTTCGCGTACACCTGATCCGCGAAGACGGCGGACATCTCGAAGGTGTGCGGAGCCTCGTACCAGTCATCCGCGGCCTGGGAGGCGTGCGCCATCTCATGGACGACGGTCTCCTCGAGCTCGGGGCCGCCGTAGGGGCCCCAGGCATCGACGACCATGAAGCCGCGCCGGTCATCCCACGCGGTGGAGGGCTCGCCCGAGAGGACGTTGACGAGGCAGCTGCGGTGCCCCTTCCACACGAACACGTCGAACGCGTCATCCGGTCCGCACTCGCC
This is a stretch of genomic DNA from Archangium violaceum. It encodes these proteins:
- a CDS encoding zinc-dependent alcohol dehydrogenase family protein, translating into MKAYEIRGGFGLDKLVPVERPDPEPGPFQVRVRVKATSLNYRDLMMVEGRYNSKQKLPLVPNSDGAGVVEAVGQGVTRVKPGDRVMGIFAQAWLAGEPSRAAQGSTLGGPLDGALADTMILHEEGVVPTPAHLSDEDAATLPCAAVTAWSALVTHGGLKAGDTVLLQGTGGVSIFALQIARMMGARVILTSSRDDKLERARALGAHEGINYVTTPDWDKAARALTGGTGVDHVVEVGGAGTLEKSLRAVRVGGTVSVIGVLSGGVGAVPVTPILMGNLRVQGILVGHRQSFEALNRALTLHGVRPVVDRVFPFTEARAAFEYLKSGAHFGKVVIRVE